One region of Glycine max cultivar Williams 82 chromosome 9, Glycine_max_v4.0, whole genome shotgun sequence genomic DNA includes:
- the LOC102665379 gene encoding F-box/FBD/LRR-repeat protein At1g78750 has product MEGKETEGMLKMTTDKRQQKRSRSDREEERDRLSELPDCVVLHIMEFMDTKYAVQTCVLSKRWKDLWKRLTYLGFNTTLFNNVVKFNKFVSRVLSGRDGSVSLLNLEFTRRGMAEPKLFNRLMKYAVLHNVQQFTVSLNLSFRQSFEFRPYIFSCESLTFLKLSFNSFDTSIVALPGSLNMPALKSLQVEAVSFTARDNDYAEPFSTCNVLNTLILDGCSLHKDAKFLSISNSSLSSLTISGSFEGGAYKIALSTPNLSSLTVTGHNNHTISSACNLSFLEEVTIDTLGYTLFPNTDLLIISWLQVLTNVKILRLYSGTLLTILRDISNPVSVSTQPPCFVQLKSLILANQPSADISFEQLKRAVEYLLQNSPQRRID; this is encoded by the exons ATGGAAGGAAAAGAAACTGAGGGAATGTTGAAGATGACGACAGATAAGAGACAACAGAAGCGAAGCAGAAGTGACAGAGAAGAGGAAAGGGACAGGCTGAGTGAGTTGCCTGACTGTGTTGTGCTCCACATAATGGAATTTATGGACACAAAATATGCTGTACAAACTTGTGTCTTGTCTAAAAGATGGAAGGACCTTTGGAAGCGTCTAACTTATCTTGGATTCAATACAACCCTCTTTAACAATGTTgtcaaattcaacaaatttgTGTCTCGCGTTCTGTCTGGCCGAGATGGTTCAGTTTCCCTGCTCAATCTTGAATTCACGCGTCGCGGTATGGCAGAGCCCAAGCTCTTCAATAGGCTGATGAAATATGCTGTGCTGCACAATGTTCAGCAGTTTACAGTATCTCTAAATTTAAGCTTCAGACAGAGTTTCGAGTTTCGCCCCTACATCTTTTCCTGTGAGTCCTTGACATTTCTGAAGCTTTCATTTAATTCTTTTGACACCTCGATTGTAGCACTTCCAGGATCTCTGAACATGCCAGCATTAAAAAGCTTGCAAGTTGAGGCTGTCTCTTTTACTGCAAGGGACAATGACTATGCTGAGCCGTTTTCTACCTGTAATGTGCTGAATACTTTGATACTTGATGGTTGTTCGTTGCATAAAGATGCAAAATTCCTCTCTATATCAAATTCTAGCCTCTCTAGTTTGACCATAAGTGGTAGCTTTGAAGGAGGAGCTTACAAAATTGCGCTTTCTACTCCAAACCTTAGTTCTCTCACAGTCACGGGTCATAATAATCACACAATCTCCTCCGCATGCAATCTTTCTTTCCTTGAAGAAGTAACCATTGACACCCTTGGTTATACACTTTTTCCGAATACAGACTTACTCATCATAAGCTGGCTGCAAGTTCTCACCAATGTAAAGATACTGAGGCTCTATTCGGGTACCCTTCTGACAATACTACGG GATATATCAAATCCTGTTTCGGTGAGTACTCAGCCTCCCTGCTTTGTTCAATTGAAGTCATTGATTTTGGCGAACCAACCATCTGCAGATATATCTTTTGAGCAACTAAAGAGAGCAGTGGAGTACCTACTTCAAAACTCTCCACAACGTAGAATTGATTAA